The following are encoded together in the Lathyrus oleraceus cultivar Zhongwan6 chromosome 3, CAAS_Psat_ZW6_1.0, whole genome shotgun sequence genome:
- the LOC127131611 gene encoding uncharacterized protein LOC127131611 — protein MHMLAGETDDWWINTRQVLDVVAEVITWVVFRLVFMRKYFPQDVCGKNEIQFLELNQGNLSVTKYATRFVKVAKFYPHYNEVTPEFSKCIKFKNGLCPEIKQVIRYQQIRRFPDLVNNYRIYEDDSKARSAHYKGLSERRGKKNMNRGKPYSALADKGKQRVVDGKRPSGGGDHTPLKCFKCGELCHRVSECKSDMKKCCKYGKSGHLVADCNENVVLATTMVNQDISALIS, from the coding sequence ATGCATATGTTAGCTGGGGAAACTGATGACTGGTGGATCAACACTCGCCAGGTGTTGGATGTTGTAGCTGAAGTTATAACTTGGGTTGTGTTCCGCCTGGTATTTATGAGAAAGTACTTTCCTCAGGATGTTTGTGGGAAGAATGAGATTCAGTTTCTGGAGTTGAATCAGGGTAACTTATCGGTTACTAAGTATGCTACTAGATTTGTGAAAGTTGCTAAGTTCTACCCTCATTACAATGAGGTGACTCCTGAATTCTCAAAGTGTATCAAATTCAAGAATGGTTTGTGTCCTGAAATTAAGCAGGTAATTAGATACCAACAAATCAGGAGGTTTCCGGACTTGGTGAACAACTATAGAATTTATGAGGATGATAGTAAGGCTCGGTCGGCTCACTACAAGGGGCTGAGTGAGAGAAGAGGAAAGAAGAATATGAACCGTGGGAAGCCATATAGTGCTTTAGCTGATAAAGGTAAACAGAGAGTTGTTGATGGTAAGAGGCCAAGTGGGGGAGGTGATCATACTCCTCTTAAGTGTTTTAAGTGCGGTGAGTTGTGTCATCGTGTCAGTGAATGCAAGAGTGATATGAAAAAGTGTTGCAAGTATGGGAAGTCGGGACATCTGGTTGCTGATTGCAATGAGAATGTGGTACTTGCTACAACTATGGTGAACCAGGATATATCAGCACTCATTTCCTGA